ctccATTGTGTTCACGTGGTGACTTGAAGGCAAGGCCGAGCAGGATAGTTTGTTGCCTTGCGATTTGGAGATATGTGGGCAACTGGGCATCCTCTCGGCATTGCAGGTCCACACCGATTCACAAGCATTCCTTTGGGTTGTGATGCATAGCGATTGGAAACCGAGTGCTCTCAACCTGTGTTTAAATGAGTTGGTAGAGATGGTTTACTGATGATTTGTAGCTTTCATTCTTCTGGTAACATTCTTGCCTCGGAATCCATGAGGGAGTGCATGAAGTCTGGGACTTGCATTGATGCAAGAGGAGAGCTCATTCATGCATGCTCTTGTTGGTATTCGTATTCGCTGCAAAATCTCCCTCGTTGCATTGATTGATGAGTCAGTCCTAATAATGGATGGTCATACACTGACCTTTTCCAGCTTCAAGGAGGCTTCATTCTTCGGCCCTTATTTTAATGCCTCACAGGAATTGAACTCTCTTGCCTCTGTaccttttaatatcatggatggtTTGGTAAAAGAACTGACCGGCACCTGCATCGGACGTGGTGAAGAAGCTTGTCTGTATGCTTTATCAGAATAAACTTTAGATGAACATTCATAGAACCCAAGTACTAATCTTGATTCCCTTTATTTCTTGCTGAGAAAGCTCATAATCTGCGTCGCCCTCTGTTATTCTGTCAGAACACAGTGTTCTTCCGAGTATTGTTGTCTTCTTCGATTCAATGAAACTGAAATCTTGACGGGTTAATGCTCAAAATGGATGCAGGAGAGACAGCTTCATCACCCACAGAGCCTTCTGCGATGCATTGGCACAGGAAAGCGCGAGGCTTCCAGGCGGCATAAACACCATCGGCAGCCACTTGTATGGAGGCAGAGGCATGAACCTGGGGCTCCCGCAGCTCTCCTCCTTGCAGGACCAAGCTCAGCCTTCCGCCGACCTCCTCCAACTGAGGGGAAGCAGCGGCACCGGCCAGTTTGATCACCTCAACGCCGCCTCCTTCCGGCAGCCCCATCAGCTGGCCCACTCATCCCCTTTCTTCCTCGGTGGTGGGCCGAACCAAGGCTTCGGCGAACACCCGCAGTTGCTCAAGCCCTTCCACGGGATGATGCAGCTCCCAGATCTCCAAACAAACGCcaacgcctcctcctcctcctctgctgctgccgccgcgaaTCTTTTCAATCTTGGCTTCTTCTCTAACACCGGTAGCTCGAGTACCATGAACAATGGCAGCGACGCTGGCGGCCAAAGCGGCCATCTCCTGGGCCCCGACCAATTCAGCAACGCAGGTGGAGGTACTGAGGCCATGTCGCTGTTCGCTGGAGACCTAATGAGCAATCACACTGACACCACCATGTCTTCTCTGTATAACCCCTCTGTGCACGCTGAATCAGTAGTACCTCAGATGTCAGCCACCGCACTGCTTCAGAAGGCTGCCCAAATGGGTGCCACATCCAGTGGTGGCAGCGGAAGCTCGATGCTCAGAGGTCTCACCGCCTCCTTctccggtggtggtggtggaggtggtaGAGAGATCTCCAGAACTGGCGTAGGAAACGAGAACCACTTCCAAGACATCATGAACTCGCTTGCCAACGGGAACGGCGGGGTGTTCGGTGGCTTCAACCAAGGATTGGACGGCATGGGGGAGAACAAGCTGCACCGCAACCTGTCGATGGGCGGCTTCGGAGGATCCGACAGACTCACGAGAGACTTTCTCGGGGTTGGCGGCATGATGAGAAGCATGGTGGGAGGAATTCCGCAGAGGGAACAGCACCATCTCGGCATCGACACGACGAGCTCTATGGATCACTCGGAGATGAAATCGGGATCCTCTACTCGATCCTTTGGTGGTGGAAGACTGCAGTAAGAGCCTGCGAGAGATCGATGTAGGAGAACTCAGTAGAGGTATGTAGCCAATTGAGCTTGTTAGGTGCGATAATATAGTAGGATCTATCAAGCTTTGTCTTGTAGTCGCATGCATGTATTAGTTGAAGACGACGACTCAGTCGAGGATAtcttccttcctttctttctttctttcttctgctGTTGACCGCTTTACTTCTTCCGTTCTTCTAATAATAAGTCTGCTCTTTTTTCTGAACATGGTAATCAAACATATCGATATGCTGCTGCATGCACCACGCGCTTGTCGACGTGGTTCTTTGtgctcatgcatgcatgcatgcatgtgttgAGTCAATgagagacgagagagagagagagagatggagtttGACTTGATATGGCATGCAGCTGTTACGTGAAGAATGTCTCTTATGTTTCTATATTATATTTGAGTGATATCATAACGAATCCAccgacatatatgtatgtatctatacatacatacatgtagagCTCCGCATATTGGATGCGTTTTCGTCCGATATCGTTCACGTGAGGCTGCCTGTATGATCACGTGAAGAACAGTGTACTCTCACTTCACGTACTTCATTGGAACACATACATACTGCAAGCTGGCTCGGTTCACATGCTTTGTACACCTGATGATTGCATAAatcttagataataataataataataataatgtacatAATTATAGCTTTGAAGAGGTGACatggtttcttttttcttttttcgccgtgaaataataataataatgatgatgatgatgataacgttGATGGCACATTCCTTTGGGACTCTAAATCCAATGCTTAAGAATGCCTTGTGATGTTTAAGGACCAATATACAAAGAGCAATTGAGATCCTATTTAGCTTAGACGAATTATTATATTATGTTGATCCAGCTGCAAAGTAACATGAGTTTTGTCTCATGTCTTGTCCCTGTTGTGTCGAATTACGGGGTATGAAGCATTTATTTACTGACATCTACGCATGC
The window above is part of the Musa acuminata AAA Group cultivar baxijiao chromosome BXJ1-1, Cavendish_Baxijiao_AAA, whole genome shotgun sequence genome. Proteins encoded here:
- the LOC103979750 gene encoding protein indeterminate-domain 5, chloroplastic; translation: MKAASSSTHFFGIREDGQHSHQQPQQPPQPPPPQELTATASSANTPHSAAPPKKKRNLPGNPNPDAEVIALSPKTLMATNRFICEVCNKGFQREQNLQLHRRGHNLPWKLKQKNPNEVRRRVYLCPEPTCVHHDPSRALGDLTGIKKHFCRKHGEKKWKCDKCSKRYAVQSDWKAHSKICGTREYRCDCGTLFSRRDSFITHRAFCDALAQESARLPGGINTIGSHLYGGRGMNLGLPQLSSLQDQAQPSADLLQLRGSSGTGQFDHLNAASFRQPHQLAHSSPFFLGGGPNQGFGEHPQLLKPFHGMMQLPDLQTNANASSSSSAAAAANLFNLGFFSNTGSSSTMNNGSDAGGQSGHLLGPDQFSNAGGGTEAMSLFAGDLMSNHTDTTMSSLYNPSVHAESVVPQMSATALLQKAAQMGATSSGGSGSSMLRGLTASFSGGGGGGGREISRTGVGNENHFQDIMNSLANGNGGVFGGFNQGLDGMGENKLHRNLSMGGFGGSDRLTRDFLGVGGMMRSMVGGIPQREQHHLGIDTTSSMDHSEMKSGSSTRSFGGGRLQ